The proteins below are encoded in one region of Ochotona princeps isolate mOchPri1 chromosome 24, mOchPri1.hap1, whole genome shotgun sequence:
- the BRI3 gene encoding membrane protein BRI3 yields the protein MDHKPLLQDRPPPYNLESGQGDYACGPHGYGTIPTAPPPPPYPYLVTGLPTQHPRVYNIHSRGVTRYPANSIVVVGGCPVCRVGVLEDCFTFLGIFLAIILFPFGFICCFALKKRRCPNCGATFG from the exons ATGGACCACAAGCCCCTGCTGCAGGACCGGCCGCCGCCTTACAACCTGGAGAGCGGCCAGGGCGACTACGCGTGCGGCCCGCACGGCTACGGCACCATCCCCAccgcgcccccgccgccgcctTACCCCTACCTCGTCACAG GGTTACCCACGCAGCATCCCAGGGTCTACAACATCCACAGCCGGGGCGTCACCCGCTACCCCGCCAATTCCATCGTGGTCGTCGGAGGCTGCCCGGTGTGCAG GGTCGGGGTGCTGGAGGACTGCTTTACCTTCCTGGGCATCTTCTTGGCCATCATCCTGTTCCCCTTCgggttcatctgctgctttgccttgAAGAAGCGGAGATGCCCCAACTGTGGCGCCACCTTCGGCTAG